In one window of Tenacibaculum mesophilum DNA:
- a CDS encoding S9 family peptidase, protein MKKHFLLLAIAVSVIACKTDKKESVKTSTAPKKYSIEQMMDNENVFGGSFSPDNSKLLVTSNRSGIYNMYTVSTSGGEFEPITKSDSSSVFATSYFPKDERMLFRMDNNGDEIYHIFLRELNGDIKDLTPTKGARASFFGWAKDEKSFFFTSNERDNRFMDLYEMDVETFTPKMIYENKEGYNVAAISNNKNILALSKTVNTNDSDLFLFDRTTKVITKINLRLSGNSAADFSIDDTEFYYTTDAEGEFATLMKYTISTNETEKVLAKDWDISGSYFTNNGTYRVTYINEDAKNVIEVYDVKAGKNIELPNVDGKSITSVGFSRDESMMRFYAGGSNTPSNLYVYDLKTKKQTQLTDVLNKEINPADLVKAKVIRYPSFDGVTIPAIYYVPHQASEDTKVPALVWVHGGPGGQSRQNFSSRIQYLVNHGYAVLAVNNRGSSGYGKTFFTMDDLNHGEKDLQDCVEGKNWLAKQPEIDAEKIGIIGGSYGGYMTMAALTYTPEEFAVGVNIYGVTNWMRTLKSIPSWWESFREALYKELGDPHSADSVRLKRISPLFHTDKVTKPLMVLQGAKDPRVLQVESDEIVAGVKKNGVPVEYVLFDDEGHGFVKKENQIEANSRILQFLDTYLKKEEPIKNDQL, encoded by the coding sequence AACGAAAACGTTTTTGGTGGAAGTTTTTCTCCTGATAATTCTAAGTTACTTGTAACTAGTAATCGTTCAGGAATCTATAACATGTACACCGTTTCAACATCTGGAGGAGAATTTGAACCTATTACAAAATCAGATAGTTCTTCCGTTTTTGCAACATCTTATTTCCCAAAGGATGAAAGAATGTTATTTAGAATGGATAATAATGGAGATGAAATTTATCATATCTTTTTAAGAGAACTTAACGGTGATATTAAAGATTTAACACCAACTAAAGGTGCCAGAGCAAGCTTTTTTGGTTGGGCTAAAGATGAAAAAAGTTTCTTTTTTACTTCAAATGAAAGAGACAATCGTTTTATGGATCTCTATGAAATGGATGTGGAAACGTTTACTCCAAAAATGATTTATGAAAATAAAGAAGGTTATAACGTAGCAGCAATATCAAACAATAAAAACATACTAGCCCTAAGCAAAACGGTTAATACTAACGATAGTGATTTATTTTTGTTTGATAGAACCACCAAAGTAATCACCAAAATTAACCTAAGATTAAGTGGTAATTCTGCTGCTGATTTTTCTATTGATGATACCGAGTTCTACTATACAACAGATGCTGAAGGTGAATTTGCTACTTTAATGAAATATACAATTAGTACTAACGAAACAGAAAAAGTACTAGCCAAAGATTGGGATATTTCCGGAAGCTACTTTACAAACAATGGTACCTATAGAGTAACATACATTAATGAAGATGCTAAAAATGTAATTGAAGTTTATGATGTTAAAGCTGGTAAAAATATTGAGCTTCCTAATGTTGATGGAAAAAGTATTACTAGCGTTGGTTTTTCTAGAGACGAAAGTATGATGCGTTTTTATGCTGGTGGTTCTAATACTCCTTCAAACTTATATGTGTATGACTTAAAAACAAAAAAACAAACGCAGCTAACCGATGTGTTAAATAAAGAAATTAATCCTGCTGATTTAGTAAAAGCGAAAGTAATTCGTTACCCTTCTTTTGATGGAGTAACTATTCCTGCAATTTACTATGTACCTCATCAAGCTTCAGAAGACACTAAAGTTCCTGCTTTAGTTTGGGTTCATGGAGGTCCTGGAGGACAATCACGTCAAAATTTCAGTTCTAGAATTCAATATTTAGTAAACCATGGCTATGCTGTTTTAGCTGTAAACAATCGAGGTAGTAGCGGATACGGTAAAACCTTTTTTACTATGGATGATTTAAACCATGGAGAAAAAGATTTGCAAGATTGTGTAGAAGGGAAAAATTGGTTAGCAAAACAACCAGAAATTGATGCTGAAAAAATAGGTATTATTGGAGGATCTTACGGTGGTTATATGACCATGGCTGCTTTAACATACACTCCAGAAGAATTTGCTGTTGGTGTAAACATTTACGGAGTTACAAACTGGATGCGCACCTTAAAAAGTATTCCATCTTGGTGGGAATCTTTTAGAGAGGCTTTATATAAAGAACTAGGAGATCCACACTCTGCAGACTCAGTAAGATTGAAAAGAATTTCTCCTTTATTCCATACAGACAAAGTAACCAAGCCATTAATGGTATTACAAGGAGCTAAAGACCCAAGAGTTTTACAGGTAGAATCTGATGAAATTGTAGCTGGTGTTAAGAAAAATGGAGTTCCTGTAGAATATGTGCTGTTTGATGATGAAGGGCATGGTTTTGTTAAAAAGGAAAATCAAATAGAAGCTAATAGTAGAATCTTACAATTTTTAGACACCTACTTAAAGAAAGAAGAACCTATAAAAAACGACCAATTATAA
- a CDS encoding DUF2490 domain-containing protein, translated as MRKLFLLIVSLLSLNSFSQNQPDPTKELGVWYMYNGSHQISDKFGLKSMAHFRFFEVGDDMQQFIGRLGANYKFNKNINATIGYAFLNTDETFNVNAGDFNEHRIYEDLNVNHKIASLNLAHRFRGEQRFFKSTTSNFFRYQLALGHPINEKWSTYLYNETFLDFEGEAYNQNWFGAGFKYKVSDVVKLQAGYQLIHVNEVGNFNRIQLGVAISTDHRK; from the coding sequence ATGCGAAAATTATTCTTATTAATTGTCTCTTTACTTTCATTAAACAGTTTTTCACAAAATCAACCTGATCCAACAAAAGAATTAGGGGTTTGGTACATGTATAACGGATCACACCAAATTTCAGATAAATTTGGTTTAAAATCTATGGCACATTTTCGCTTTTTTGAAGTTGGAGATGACATGCAGCAGTTTATCGGGCGTTTGGGAGCTAATTATAAGTTCAATAAAAATATCAACGCTACTATAGGGTATGCCTTCTTAAACACTGATGAAACTTTTAATGTTAATGCAGGCGACTTTAACGAACATCGTATTTATGAAGACCTAAATGTAAATCATAAAATAGCTAGTTTAAACTTAGCACATCGTTTTAGAGGTGAACAACGTTTTTTTAAATCAACTACCAGTAATTTCTTTCGATATCAACTTGCATTGGGACATCCTATCAATGAAAAATGGTCTACATACCTATACAATGAAACCTTTTTAGATTTTGAGGGAGAAGCTTATAATCAAAACTGGTTTGGAGCTGGTTTTAAATATAAAGTATCTGACGTAGTTAAGCTTCAAGCAGGATATCAACTAATACATGTAAACGAGGTTGGTAACTTTAATAGAATTCAATTAGGAGTTGCAATAAGTACAGATCATAGAAAATAG
- a CDS encoding DUF819 family protein, whose product MEAPLFTNDAIVFGILMISLGFVFYTESKTSGFWPKFYKIVPGLFMAYFIPAIFTTLGVISPEWETTSAAGEVVKNKSQLYYVSSRFLLPAALVLMTLSIDLKAIFNLGSKALIMFFTGTVGIVIGGPIAILLISTVSPETVGGAGFDAVWRGLSTLAGSWIGGGANQTAMLEIYQYNPAKYGGMVFVDIVVANIWMAIILIGIGKKDKIDKWLKADTSAIEDLKQRVSNFTQSVKRTPTLTDFIIMLAIAFGTVGFGHFAGAYLSDVFASLTATMESQTTKNIFSFLGSNFFWLISISTIAAVILSFTKAKNYEGAGASKLGSIFIYVLVATIGMKMDLTLIFDNFNLIFIGLVWMAIHAGLLILVAKLIRAPYFFLAVGSQANVGGAASAPIVAQAFHPSLATVGVLLAVFGYAIGTVGAILCTILMEIASKV is encoded by the coding sequence ATGGAAGCACCTCTTTTTACAAACGATGCAATCGTATTTGGTATTTTAATGATTTCGTTAGGTTTTGTATTTTATACAGAATCAAAAACCTCAGGATTTTGGCCTAAGTTTTATAAAATAGTCCCAGGTTTATTCATGGCTTATTTTATCCCTGCAATATTTACTACTTTAGGAGTTATTTCTCCAGAATGGGAAACTACCAGTGCTGCTGGCGAAGTCGTAAAAAACAAATCACAACTATACTATGTTTCTAGTAGGTTTTTATTACCTGCTGCCTTAGTTTTAATGACATTAAGTATTGACTTAAAAGCTATTTTCAACTTGGGCTCAAAAGCTTTAATCATGTTTTTTACAGGAACTGTTGGTATTGTTATTGGAGGACCAATTGCCATTTTATTAATTTCTACTGTTTCACCAGAAACAGTAGGAGGAGCTGGATTTGATGCTGTTTGGAGAGGACTTTCTACCTTAGCTGGTAGTTGGATTGGTGGTGGAGCTAACCAAACTGCTATGCTAGAAATTTATCAATACAATCCAGCTAAATATGGAGGAATGGTGTTTGTTGATATCGTAGTAGCTAATATTTGGATGGCTATCATTTTAATTGGAATTGGTAAAAAAGACAAAATAGATAAATGGTTAAAAGCTGATACTTCAGCTATTGAAGATTTAAAACAAAGAGTTTCTAACTTTACACAAAGTGTAAAAAGAACTCCTACTTTAACCGACTTTATAATTATGCTTGCCATTGCTTTTGGTACTGTTGGTTTTGGTCATTTTGCAGGAGCGTATTTAAGTGACGTTTTTGCTTCGTTAACAGCAACTATGGAATCTCAAACTACAAAAAACATTTTCTCTTTCTTGGGATCAAACTTTTTCTGGTTAATTAGTATATCAACAATTGCTGCTGTTATTTTATCTTTTACTAAAGCTAAAAATTACGAAGGTGCCGGTGCTAGTAAATTAGGAAGTATTTTTATTTATGTACTGGTAGCAACTATTGGTATGAAAATGGACTTAACGCTAATTTTTGATAATTTCAATTTAATTTTTATTGGTTTGGTATGGATGGCAATTCATGCTGGATTATTAATCTTAGTAGCTAAATTAATTCGCGCTCCATATTTCTTCTTAGCAGTAGGAAGTCAGGCAAATGTTGGTGGGGCTGCATCTGCCCCAATCGTAGCGCAAGCTTTTCATCCATCTTTAGCAACTGTAGGTGTTTTATTAGCTGTTTTCGGATACGCTATCGGTACCGTAGGCGCAATCCTATGTACAATTTTAATGGAAATAGCCTCAAAAGTTTAG
- a CDS encoding DUF4369 domain-containing protein has product MKKIIAFFAIALVAFACSSKKEGNMVVKGQIKGLKKGTLYLQKMKDTLLVSVDSMALLGDDKFILTDNVESPVMYYLTFDGNTTDKHIMFFGEEGEITINDKIEEFGFKPEIKGSKNQEVMNEYRKINQRFMEQRLDFVKKEVEARQAQDEVQLEQVEADYKKMVRRRFLFSTNFAIANADSEAAPYIALSELYDANIQLLDTINNSLTDKVKNSEYGKRLQKFVDDIKTKEGK; this is encoded by the coding sequence ATGAAGAAAATTATTGCTTTTTTCGCAATTGCACTTGTTGCTTTTGCTTGTTCCTCTAAAAAAGAAGGAAACATGGTTGTTAAAGGTCAGATTAAAGGATTAAAAAAAGGTACTTTATATCTTCAAAAGATGAAGGACACATTATTGGTATCTGTTGATTCTATGGCGTTGTTAGGTGATGATAAATTTATATTAACAGATAATGTTGAGTCTCCTGTAATGTATTACTTAACTTTTGATGGTAATACAACAGATAAACACATTATGTTTTTTGGGGAAGAAGGTGAAATTACCATCAACGATAAAATTGAAGAGTTTGGTTTTAAACCTGAAATTAAAGGTTCTAAAAATCAAGAAGTAATGAATGAGTATCGTAAAATAAACCAACGTTTTATGGAGCAACGTCTAGATTTTGTAAAAAAAGAAGTAGAAGCTCGTCAAGCTCAAGATGAGGTACAATTAGAACAAGTAGAAGCAGATTATAAGAAAATGGTACGTCGTCGTTTCTTATTCTCTACAAACTTTGCTATTGCAAACGCTGATAGTGAAGCTGCACCATACATTGCATTATCTGAACTATATGATGCTAACATTCAGCTTTTAGATACTATTAATAATAGTTTAACTGATAAAGTTAAAAATTCTGAATACGGTAAACGTTTACAAAAGTTTGTAGATGATATAAAAACTAAAGAAGGAAAGTAA
- a CDS encoding universal stress protein, protein MKKIIVPVDFSKYSENALQTAAFLAKKSDAEVLVVHMLELSNAVLSRSESYLQQEMLFYLQMSEKKLAEFLEKEYLSGIKVTPIIKHFKIFSEIDQLARNEGADLIVMGSKGASGLKEMFIGSNTEKVIRYAHVPVLVIKEEPIVKQIEKILFACDFSDDDVQPYMEAKEFLKKFNADMELVYVSTPTSKFKSTEELEERMKHFFNQTNESYDENIHKVKIISDYFVEKGVFYYADKINSDVLVVATHGRKGIAHFFEGSISEDIANHSKLPVLSFKI, encoded by the coding sequence ATGAAAAAAATTATAGTCCCAGTTGATTTTTCTAAATATTCTGAAAATGCTTTACAAACAGCAGCTTTTTTAGCAAAAAAGTCAGACGCTGAGGTGTTGGTAGTACATATGCTTGAGTTATCTAATGCTGTTTTAAGTAGATCAGAAAGTTATTTACAACAAGAAATGTTGTTTTATTTACAAATGTCTGAGAAAAAGTTAGCAGAATTTTTAGAGAAAGAGTATTTATCGGGTATAAAAGTAACTCCAATTATAAAGCATTTTAAAATCTTTAGCGAAATAGACCAGTTGGCAAGAAATGAAGGAGCAGATTTGATTGTTATGGGATCTAAAGGAGCTAGTGGTTTAAAAGAAATGTTTATTGGTTCTAATACAGAAAAGGTAATCCGTTATGCGCATGTACCTGTATTAGTAATAAAAGAGGAACCGATAGTAAAACAGATAGAAAAGATACTGTTTGCTTGTGACTTTTCTGATGACGATGTACAACCATATATGGAAGCGAAAGAGTTTCTTAAGAAGTTTAATGCAGATATGGAGCTGGTATATGTAAGTACACCAACGTCTAAGTTTAAAAGCACCGAAGAGTTAGAAGAAAGAATGAAGCATTTTTTTAATCAAACAAATGAAAGTTATGATGAAAACATTCATAAAGTAAAAATAATTTCTGATTATTTTGTAGAAAAGGGAGTGTTCTATTATGCAGACAAAATAAACTCAGATGTTTTAGTAGTAGCTACGCATGGTAGAAAGGGAATAGCACACTTTTTTGAAGGTAGTATTTCAGAAGATATTGCCAATCACAGTAAGTTACCAGTATTGTCTTTTAAAATTTAG
- a CDS encoding sulfite exporter TauE/SafE family protein translates to MFLSAIIFGLLGSFHCIGMCGPIAFMLPVDRTNKVKQFFQITSYHLGRLFTYSLIGFLFGLLGKGFYFFGFQQQLSIIVGVLMIFAVLIPKTFQKYNFSNPINKLVMKVKSSLGKELKKKGNDTFFTIGFLNGFLPCGLVYMAVFGALSTTNMLSGSLYMFLFGLGTIPLMTAVVYVGNFANGLVRKRIQQAIPYVVIIIGVLFILRGLGLGIPYVSPLPVSDLHNSVEGCH, encoded by the coding sequence ATGTTTCTTTCAGCAATCATATTTGGTTTATTAGGTAGTTTTCACTGTATAGGCATGTGTGGTCCTATAGCCTTTATGTTACCTGTAGACAGAACGAATAAAGTAAAACAGTTTTTTCAAATAACTAGTTATCATTTAGGACGCTTATTTACTTATAGTTTAATAGGCTTTTTATTTGGTTTACTAGGTAAAGGGTTTTATTTTTTTGGGTTTCAGCAACAACTATCAATTATTGTTGGTGTATTAATGATTTTTGCAGTTTTAATACCTAAAACTTTTCAGAAATATAACTTTTCAAATCCAATAAATAAATTGGTAATGAAAGTAAAGTCTTCTTTAGGGAAAGAATTAAAGAAAAAAGGAAATGATACTTTTTTTACCATCGGTTTTCTAAATGGATTTTTGCCTTGTGGATTAGTTTATATGGCAGTTTTTGGAGCGTTGAGTACAACTAATATGTTATCAGGAAGCCTATATATGTTTCTCTTCGGATTAGGAACAATACCATTAATGACGGCAGTGGTTTATGTAGGGAATTTTGCAAATGGTTTGGTGCGAAAAAGAATTCAACAAGCAATACCTTATGTTGTAATTATTATTGGAGTATTGTTTATTCTTAGAGGACTAGGGTTAGGAATACCTTATGTTTCTCCACTTCCTGTATCTGATCTTCATAATTCAGTTGAAGGTTGCCATTAA
- a CDS encoding FixH family protein: MKLNWGTGIVIAIIGFIGFIMYFVITMSTGKNFNHDLVTEKYYQQELEFQNKLDATKNAKALKKNIKIEKVTEGIKVHFPTDFNPKDIKGKVFLYRPSDKQLDFEIPISISETYLLVPEKRLLGGRWNITVSWNYKNKDYLFQKELVF, translated from the coding sequence ATGAAACTAAACTGGGGCACGGGTATAGTAATAGCAATAATAGGATTTATAGGCTTTATTATGTATTTCGTAATTACGATGAGTACAGGTAAAAACTTTAATCACGATTTAGTAACTGAAAAATACTACCAACAAGAATTAGAATTTCAGAACAAATTAGATGCTACTAAAAATGCGAAAGCATTAAAAAAGAATATTAAAATAGAAAAAGTAACTGAAGGAATTAAAGTCCATTTTCCAACGGACTTTAACCCTAAAGATATAAAAGGAAAAGTGTTCCTATACAGACCATCTGATAAACAATTGGATTTCGAAATACCTATTTCGATTTCCGAAACATATTTGCTCGTGCCTGAGAAACGTTTGTTGGGTGGTCGTTGGAACATAACAGTTTCCTGGAACTACAAAAATAAAGATTATTTATTTCAGAAAGAGTTAGTGTTTTAA